Part of the Trypanosoma brucei gambiense DAL972 chromosome 8, complete sequence genome, TCCACCAGGATGCTCGTAGCTCGATCGATTGATAGTATGAGGAAAGCAGGATATGCGACAAAGTAAGCAATGAATACCAACGACATAGACATCTTGTAGAAGTTGTCTATCTCACGGCAGGATACTCGAGGATCGTATGCCAGACGTTTTTCACGAATATTACCACCACATAGCTTAATTTGCAGCGATTTAGAACATTTCTGCGTGTGCTCCGTGAAGTTGCAAGCAAGACAAGGTTTTTCAGTTGTATCCCAGGAGTTTGAAAAGTTTCTCGACCCCCCTACAGCGGATTTCATTCCGATCATCATCTCTCCTTCATTACAAGACACCTCAGTGCACACTAACAACCTCATCATATTCAGTGTCACCGGAGTAAAGGCAATGGAGAGGGCAATCAGCGCAGTACTGGTGAGTGATTTGGACAATTTGTCCGTCAGTTTAACCTGTATCTGTCTCCCCTTTTGAGAAATACTGAGTAAAGCCCATATGACAATTACGCTACTGGCAACAAAGAATGTAATAGCCACTGCTTTATCATAACGGCCTATTTTCAAGGCTTCAGCTGAATCTTCTGTTGGCAATGTAACGTATATGAAGTATCCCGCTGCAATAGCAATGCCGCAAACGAGCAGTTGGATTAAAATGCTGCGCCACCTACGAGCCTGGACAtacacctctttttttgcttcgtaAGCGAGCAAGGCAGACGTTGCCCTCTTGTTTTGCGTCACACGTCTCACAGCCTTTTGTATTGCGGATACCTCTTCCCGATGTTCGGCCCCCCGATCGGCGGCCATTTCCAatcgtctcttttttttctgactCCGACGTAACATGAATAGATAGATGATGCCTGCAACAAAGAGAACAATGAGACCCACTCCACCAGCGAGAACAAGAATCCTTTGTGTTTCGCGGGTCattatttccattttttctgcGCGAGGCGTGGAGACAAGCACTGCGCCAAGTACTGTAAAGAAAACGGCCACCACATGCGCAAAAAGACAGAGGGACGCGCCCGTCGAAGACACAATCAAGAACCCTCCAAGAGAGATGACCATGGGAATAATGACAACAATAAATGTGTAGTTTAGGCGACTGTCGTGGGGAATCCAGTTGGGAAGTGTGAacatttgttcccttttttgtgaaTCCCCCGTTAGATAATCATACGATATATGTAATAATGCCAACTGGCCTTTCGAAAGCGGCTGCAGAATTATTTCTGGGAAGCTGTTTGGTGAGAGAGAGACCATGATGTACAAGTATTGCACGTATGCCACCGTCATGTCAAATAGGTCAACGAAAGTCATTGTTACTGTCGCCTAATTACTGGTTGTTTGCTTAGTTGTTTGCCTCCTTATTCTCTACCTCGCCTTGCTCAGAGGCGATATATTTCCTACCCCACCACTCTCCCTGCCTCCTACTTCGTATACTCTTCTTCACTTATATCTACCTTTTATACCACTTGAAGATTGTTTTGTCCACTTCCTTGACCCTTAGCCCCTCCGTATCGATGTGACGGTCGGCGGAGACGTATCTTTGAAACCTTAaatattcactttttttttttgtccttccgTGGACTTACCGCCTTTTGACAGCCGGCGACTCTCAAACCCtttcaccaacaaaaaacacgGCCGATGTACTGCCAAGCAAAAATGTGTGTGGTCGTTCGACAACTATTAGTTCTATAAGAAGGGAGATACAGTAAAATTTTGGGAAGAACGGAaaccattattttttttcttgatgaGCAGGCGGACGGTCATCCCGCGTAAGTAGAACATCATTTCTGGCCCCCCTTCACCTCCTTTGGCAGgtagaaacaaaagaggcaCACGAGCGTTGGAGGAAgaataaaagggaataaatAGCAATAGGGGGAGtagaaacacaaatatatgaaGTATTCCTCAACCCCCCCTAAACTTTTATGAGACCCATAACGGAAgataaaagaaggaacaaaCGGCGGTTGATATGCGGGAAtggcgaggaggaggaggaggaggaggcaaagAGCAAGGGGCGATTCACTCATGTACATTAAGCATATGCACATATGCACACGAATGGGCATTTTCCCACCCTCTCACCATTTGTGTTTCCCAAGGCCCAACATTACCAGAATTGCATATAAATGTAagaatgtatatatgtacacaACACATCATACAATCAGTGTTATCATAGCCACACAATGCACTTTACTCCCATCCGTTACCGAATCAATCTTCATTTcgttcccccctcctccccaccTCTCCACCCACCCTAAAGTTCAATCGCCTTCTCCCACCCTCCCCATTCCCCGTCTTCACAccattttgtttcattaatTAAGTTTACCACAACAACTCatccctctcctcctcctcctcctcctgcctCATACACctactcttcttctttttttttcttttgttccccttCCACTCTATCAAGTTCTTAGTGCTCTTCTCAACAACGTTTTTCCATATTTCCTCGCCCCCGAGTAACAAAATGTCCGCCACAAATATTTCTCTCTTGTCAAACTTGTCCCTCTCCCGACTTTCTTTCCCTGTGATACAGGTGTGGAAATAAGAAGGGAGTGTACAGGAAATAAAGATGAAAcccaaaacaaataaaaccgacaggatggaaaaaaaaacaaaaggaaaggaaagtataTATAGTGCGACAAGCACCTTTACAGCAAGATgaaactaataataataataataataacaatagaaACATAGCACTGGAagacatatatttttttttacgcatATACAtgcacgtatatatacatatatatgcacaaaaAGTGTCGACACGCAGGAGAACGGAAGAGGAGTCGCAACCAAAGATAATcaaaaagacaaataaaGCACGTTCGTGCACAACAATTTAATGAAAAGTTACTGCATAGGTACTCAAATCCACACTAGAGAGAGTGTGCCGACTAGAGGCGACCAACAACCACGGCGAACGGAGCTGAATGTCCACTAACGGATAAAGTTGCgtagtaacaaaaaaaaaacagctgaCCAAActatattgttattgtggaGAGAAAGGTTACATATGGCCACCGTACATTCCTTCACTTTATTTGGATGCCCTAACCCTATTTTATGAAGCCGAATGCTGGCCGTTTATATTTTCTATTGGCTTCCATATCCCGTTGTCCACGAGGCTCTAACATACAGAAGCCACGTGTAATGCCACATATATAAACAGATGTATATTCACCTTTAGCATGGGTTACCCGCAGCACATGGGAGATGGTCAAGAGGGGCACGCACACATATAATTAACACCTCTCAAAGTATAGTTCTCCTGTTTCAAATTTCTGCGCACGATGACGCAGTCCGTGCCTGTCGCTGGGACACTGGCACCAATTCGTACCATAATTAACGCTAAACGCACGGGTTCGGCTCACTTTGGTGCACTCTGGATCACTCGGTAAACCCCAATAATTGCCCCAACAAAACCAACAATGGCACCCGTTGGATGGATCATCGCTTTTAGAGGAGCATCCCGCTTCCCTGTGTCGTACCCCCCAAAGCAGTACATCACAGCAAGGTAAAACTCCGCTAAGTAACTCACCTGAAGCCAAATGGTAGCGCTCCAGTTAGAATGAGATCGCACCAACCATATGTAGTTGAAAAGCCTTCGCATGAGCCACGGAATAAACAGAAAGACAACCTCAGCGCGTCCTGTTATCGACTTAGACGCTTTTTGCCGTACAGCGGCATTCCCATTGGTCTCAACTTCCTCCGTGTCAGTGACGCCTTTTTCCTCCGCTGTTGTGTCATCACCACCCTGCTCGAGCTTTTCACCCTGTTCGTCGGGTGATGTCATCTCAACAAAGAGCTTGCCGCATACACGACAGGCGGGGGCGATGTTCTCCGGATCAGCAGCCTCAAAGTAACCCGGGGAGGAGCAAATGGGCACGCCGAAATCGAGATCCACATCTGGGAAGTACAAATTTGCCTGCCGCCGGATAACGAGCTCACGGAAAAGCATTACGGAGCCCCTTGTGTCGGGGTCCTTACAACCACAGCGAAACCTGGGATTGTCTCTGACATTTGTATACTTGTACCAACCGGGGTTCAACAGACGAATTGTGTTCAGGAGGACGTCAATGCTGGCAACTATCAACCATAGCCAGTGGCAGTGCCGTTGAAGAAGCGCACGGTTTTTCTCAACCGGTGACAGGTTTAAAAAGTGCTCAGATgaaagcaggaggaggtcGCGGAGCAGACGGCGGGCAATAGTCGCGATACTACGCACGGCCTGAAGTAGTATGAGAGGTGTGCTGAACTGGAGAATACCCTTGCGTCGACTCGCAGGTTTCCCCATCTCTGCTGCAAGacctctctccctctcttcttccctgTCGTCAGAGGGAGAGACAGTACCATTAGACTCTAAGTGGTTATCACCTTCATCAAAGGCTGCACCGAGTGAGAACATGTTCTCTTCTGCACCTATATCATCACCGTTATCAACAGCACTCCCACAACGTGCAAACTTGGCTCTAGAGAGTTGGTTCTTTGACATTTTGTTCATACTGTCACCTTCACCTTGGTGAGGCAACCGCAGAGCATCACCAAGCTTCGGTTCGTACGGCACAGTTTGGTACATTTTAAAATAACTCTGATGAGAGTCATCAGGATTTCTGCTCGTTGAGAAACCCTCGTTGTATGTGTCGCCTTTGGGTTTCCCTTCGTGCATCAAACTATAATTAAGCGAACCACCGCAAATGCTGCTGGGTGCcgtattgttgttgtgagcGATTGatgtgttgttgctgttgcttgaCTCATCATCAGCTCCAGTGCACCGGAGTGGCCGCAGTAACGTGGCAGGTTTTGATAGTGACGCCCTTGTGGTGTTACCAATACCAACTGCGTACATCTCAGTGGCGGCAGGGTATAATGACGGAGGGGTCGCGGAAGGGGCGAGAGAACCCGAAGTGAGCGCCTCAGTTCGCAGCGGATCACGAACCATGAGACCTTTACCTTCTGATAGTGTTGAGAAACCCGCTACCTTGCGCTCTCCATCTTCTTTAGCCTCCTCGCTTTGCAACGCCATATCAGACGCTTTAATGGCACCAGAAACTCCCACCTCCTTCTGTTGTATCCCGGTCAGACTCGGACCAGTAGTAACTAATTTCGCATCGATAGAATGCAACTCTGAGACGAACTGACGAGGAAACTCCACACGAGCGACGTGCTCATATGTGTCACCAGGAACCAAAACTTCCCTGTTCACAAACTGACCGGTGCTTCCTCCCCCAACACCATTGTTGTCCCACCCGATAAGTCGCCGCATCACGGACCCCGGTGGAAGGGATAAGTATCGGCATAAGAACGCCTTAAATTCACCCTTCACCTCCCTCATAGTCCTTCCATATTTCAAGGCAAGTCTTTCGTAAACCTCCTGCAGGTAAAAAGCATTCACTATCCAACGCCCCAACTTGAACAAGCTGCGTCCGTGGCGAATGgtgttaatattttttcgAAAACGTTCTGCCCAGTAATCTGCAGTCTCCTCCGAACCCTGTGGGAGGATTGACGGCCGCATCAAAAGACAAATTAAAAGATGCAAACTACATTGCATGCACTTAAATAATCTGTCCCGACCGTCTGAAGCTGtcaacaaataaagaaatgtgcTTCGTGGAAGGTCATTAGGAATCAAGAACGCCATGTTGTCATCAGCACCCTGCAAGAAACCACCTACTCGCACCTGCGTGCGGTCAAAGTTGTCACCATCTCTACGTGAAACAACCCTGTTAGCAATATCTGCCTCCTCATCGTCGTCCAGAccatcttcatctttttctGTGCCAGTGTTTGGATAAATAACTGTCATGAATGGGTCAACGGTGCCTGAATCTAAAAAACCTTCTGGAGAGCCATCGCCGGCCGGATCGGCTGCGTCGTCTTTACGCTTTGAACTCTCTTTGGGGAAGCCAAGTTCCTCCTGCAGAAGCTGTGAAGAAGTTCCTATTTTCACCACTCTCTTATGCGGTACTGGTGCTTTAATCGCAGATGATCCAGCGATCGTGTCAGGCAAAAACTCCtcctcattattattattattatttttattatgtGCCCCAGCAACAGCGGCGTCGCATCCGCTGTTGTTACTGTCAGCCATTAATCCGCAGCTACTGCACGGTAGTTCGTGGCTGATAACCAATTCTGTTCCCTACAGGAGAATCAAAGTAAAAGAGggtaaatgaaaaaaaaaaaagggaggcggGAGAAATAGGGCAGTAGTACGGGGCAAAAATACACGGATCGACGCCCGTCacactttctccttcccgCTATAAaccgaaaaaataaaaagaaaacacatacacacacacacacaaaaaaaaaaaaagagcgacGTTCCAcagttccatttttttttgtacgtaTACCACCACGCGAAGCACACAAACCGGATGGAAATATcacatcacaaacctcacaTTCATGTGTTTAAAGGTGCCTAATACAACAAGCCCAATAATGTAGAAACATGTACACCGCCTctagcgaaaaaaaaaaaatggctcAGGCACCTCATGAATAATGTGCCCTCAACTATACAAGGAGAATCCCAGTGGTTGTCTAATTGAAAAGACACACAAACTCGGAAATTATGAAAATTCACACCGCTACCTTAATAGTTTGAAACACTTCCTCCCTAAGTCACAGTTCTTCATCTTAGTTTCCCTAGCTTGGCTACAGCAAGGGATGGTTGCGGGTTAAACAAGCGTGCACCACACGCGTATctatttatatatgcatagTTAAGTCATACACTAATAACCCCctgttttcaaaaaaaaaaaagacaaaaaacaaaaagctaATAAAGAGAGGTTTGCAAAAGCTGAAGTGAAGTATTACACACATTTTCACCCTGAGGTGGACAAGAGTTATCCAAGTAAACGGAAGACAGGTCAGACGATGCGGACCGACAATTTagtgataataacaacaacttgTTCGCTGGAAGTTTAGCATTTTAGCGgaggaaacgaaaacaagctgtttttttttaaaaaaatcgaTGGCTCGCGACAAAGAAAGTGcccgacaaaaaaaagttgtaCTGAAGAAGATTTAAAGCACAACACCCCGTTACACGTCCAGTTGGTGCCTGAGAAAATTAGTTTTCTCCACCATTTGAATTATTCGCCCACAACTCTCACCACTCACATCCAATACTCACGATATCGACGCCTGCTGCTTCACCCTCCCCGCAAAACTATTCCTCGTTACTTTCCCGCAGGGCCTTTGATTCTCATTtaccctttccctcttccttcttttggtGCTCATCGGCCTCAACATACTCTTCtcctatatttttttcccccttcctctgGCTCCCTTAATCAATAAATTCAAGCAGTGGAGGAAACATACTCCCTAGTTCCTGCTGCGGCTAGGCGCTTACGCTGCGGCGCGCTGCCGGGTTCATAAGCGGGGAACTTTTGCTCccgctcctcctcatcctgcACTCCTGCGTAGTGCATCCACGCGAGGCCGAACCGCTCCGTGTCTTGCGTgaccatggcagcattgtaAGCGATAACAAGCGCGGCAGGGGTTAAGAAGGAAAGGTAAACACTTCCAACATGCCTCGCATACGTCTTTGTGAACTGCCACACTTTGTTCCACCTACTCTCACCGTCAGCGGTACCGTTGAGCatcataaacatatatatttgcttACGTGGCCGCAACTACTTTTGTTTGATTATCGCTTGCGCTGCTACTGTTTCTACCGGATATTCGTCTGTGACCCTTCCTTTCCGCACGAGAGGATGAGAGTGTGAATATGGAATAATTATTTTGCAGTGTAAAAACAAGCAGCCTGTCAAAGGTACACGGAACACGCTGTCAAGCAAAGcgatgaaagaaagaaggcaTGGAAAGTGCAGGAAGTCACGAAACAAGAAACAGTAACCTTAATAATGAGTGCAGCCTGCTAACACCGCATACTTGAGAAATGTGTTACACTCATCACCCTTTCTCCCGCATACTCGCAAtaggagaggaaaaataatggagcgaaaagtggaaaaaaaacgagggGAACCCCCAGTATGGTCTCGCTACTGCATCCGACTATCAACACCCCGGCCCCCTTTCAAGTCAACAGTCACACGGTTCGTTCATTACCATCTTCTCTCTGTGTATATTCCAAAATCATCactcttccccccccccctcccccaagTTGCCTCCACTACCGCAAAGCAACAGCATTAAGCAAACGCAAGCATCACGATCAGTCCTCAGGACTGTAGTTTTCCCGAACAATGCGGTGAATCTGCGACGGCGTGTACTCCGACTCGTTAGTTGCGTAGAGCGTAATCAACTCTGGAGGCACATACTCCgtcactggtgagtgcaccacaAAAGAGCCAAACGTGTCAACATCAGCTCCGTACGGAGCTGGCAGTACATCACCTGGAGACCCGTATGTGTTCCACGGTATTTCTTGTGCTGAAGAACGAGAAATTTTCACCAGGCTTGTGCAGTACGCATCACTGGGGTAAAATGGAGTCATTTTTATGGTTGCGGTTACTACGAGCACGGGAACGGCAAAATGCTTGGCTGCGATACAAAGTGGATGGGTTCCAATAGGCGCAAGAATCCCGCCATTTGCGAGGACGTTTTCAGCACCGATCAGCACTTTTGTGCAGGTACCCATAACCGCAAATGCAGAGCTGTCGGGTAACACTTGCACTTCTGCGTGCTTGGACCGTAGCTCCGCTGCTAATTTATGGGACGCCTCACACAGAAGAGGTGCACCCTCCAAAATAATAACTTTAAACGAAGTTCCCGCTGACAGAGCATGTAAGAGGTACCGACGGGTTGTATGGCTGCTACCTGTTGTTATTACCGTGTCTGTTGGGTGCAGTTGCTTTACCGCACGCTCGCATAGGGCGTCGCACATCCCCTCTATTTCAGCACGGAGTTCTACAATATGTTGCAAGACACAGTTGAAAAAATCGTGGGAGTGTACGAGCACGGCCGCTTCCTCACGCACCACGCTGTCCACCTCACGCCGACTCGGCGCCCTGCGGAGTGTTTGCCTGCCAGGGATGCCAACGGTTGATATTTCctgctcctcttcctcataaCTCTCATTGGAATCATTTGTAGTGCCCGTCCCCCGTCCTGTACcgcctgcaactgagcacacGCCACTCGACTGCCGATTAGTGGTCGCCAGCCGCTGCATATCCAACGAAGCACTTTTCTCATTGTCTAACCCACCCGCATCCCCCTTCTCAAAGCTATCAACCTCATTACTGCTCACTTTACATTCAACGGCAGCCGTACGAATAAAAGAGAGCACGCGACGCGTGACATTTGTGAGCAGAAGCGTACCAAATTGGGCGCGCAACATTGCGTCACCAGTGAATGAGATGAGCCATATCAGTCGATGCACGTCCCTAGAGGTTATAATCTCACAGGAGTGGGAGTGAGTCCCTGTAgtgcctttcttttccagaTGGTTTTTAAATTCTGTAATAATTTCGTGCATAAGCTGCACCGAGCCGCTGGCTGCCGTCATCGAAAAGCTTTTACCATCACGCGGCCCCAGCTTGCCGCGGCGAACGTTTCCCACAAACTTCTCAATAAGATCCCCGATAATCTCCATTAAAGGTGAGGCCTCCTCTTGTATCCGAATCGATCGTTTCCCCATCGCAACTATGACTGCTACCACCGCCGATGTTTGTGACGGCCGTGCACACTGAGCTGCGGATTAAAAACGCTTGCGTCGGATACCGTAGAGGAAGAATCCTGAATCACACAAATTCACTACCTTGTATGACATACATGTACGAAAACACACATATGGATATGGGAACGCACATTTGTTAACCaagaaaagaacacaaacaacaacggtTAAAAGCGGTGAGAAATCGTGGGTATCAGGGagtgtggaaaagaaagctatTGAATGAACAACAGAACGAGCGCAAAGAGACAAAGTCTCAGACGCCCCTACATTCACGTGATATTCTACCACAATGAATAACGTCCCGATAGGAAGCTACACATGGTAATTTTTAAGTGTATATAcagtcaaaataaaaaaggaagaaaggcgCAAAAGAGTGAGCTCTCAACATAAATtaggggagggaaagagcGAGCCATCCACGAGCTGGATTAATGGAAagtcagaaaagaaaagcgaagAAAGTAAAACCAAGAACAAACGCCTTTCCTCTAGCTGCTTGACACAAGAAAACTTCCCCTTCTACGCAAATCTAATACCTCCCGCATGACCCATTTCCAGATCCTCCGGAAAGCATGGGCGTCAGGAGCCACTCCACAAAATACCTCTAACGTTGTGTTTGTCTACATGCATGCACATCAATGCATATGTGGGAAACAAATACTACTGCGTTTACTTTTCTCGCCGTCcgcctattttttcttcttgcttctCCTGCTAAAGTAAGGAAGAATACATAATCACAGTAATCGAAGCAAACAACCCCATACCATCCTATTCCTATCACCGCTGGCGTTCCTCCCGCAGCCGGCGCCTCTCTTCACGGCGCAGCACTACCGCAGCCAAGCGTTTAATCTGCTCACGGCCCAACGGCTCATCATTGTCCAATAGAGCCATAGAGCGCCTGCCTTCCTCAGTGTCATCCTCGTGTTCACCAGAGTCGCTTGATACTGTAGAAATGCCAAGCTTTCCCCCACCAATGGGTACGATGCCATTTGTAACGCTATCTGTGAAGCAGCTCCCCTTGTCAAAGAAGCAGCTTCCATCCGTTTCCGGCGACGGCGGATTGTTTGTAACGGGGGTTGACGTTGTTGGAGTTGCCGTTTTGGCCTGTTCCTTTATGGAACACAGCTTCACACGCGTGTTGGACGATGGAAGGTTCACGTGAATAGATGCCACACATGGCGCTGTTGAAGTGCGGTCCACCGTTTCGTCGGCAAGGGATAGTATTTTTGCCCCCAAGAGTTGCAAATTTGTAACAACATTTTCAATCTTTGTCCGCGGAACCACAACCTCAGGCTTATACAATGAAACTTGCTCTGCGAGTACATCTGTGTGCTGCACCACCTCCGCCAGAATGCGTTCCAGTGTTGTCAGCTCCCCCAGAGCTGAGTCACGTTTACACGATGCATCGGTAACGTAGCTATCCAACTCGCTCTTCATGCAGAACGTTACAGGTGCGGGGTGTACGTAGGTAACTTCGTgatcctttacttttttcttcagtcTCGCAACCTCATTCTGAAGGTCTTCAAGTCTTTTTTGCTCGTCGCGGTACTGTTTTTGAAGCTGTTCACGCAGCGCCTGCTCTTGGGAAAACTTATTCACAAGGTCGTCAAGTGACTCTGCTTCTGTCACACGCATCATTTTTACAAAACTTTTTTCGAACGCTCTCATGCGCTCCTCATCCTTCGCCGATCCACTTGCAAGAAGGGCATTAGCGATCCTGTCAGATAATTCAGCCCGTTGATTGTAGTCAGACGTACCAGCAACCACAGAATTTCGATCAGGGGGTAATATAGTTCGTCGTCGCCTCTGCAGGACAAGTTGCTTCTCTATTTCAGCTTCTTCGATGCGCTGTAACTCCTCATCAATTTCCTGCTGCAACTCCACTTGCCGCTGCTCAAGACCTTGTGTTTGACGTAGTGCAGTTTCCACACGAAGTCTTCTGTCAGCAAGGGCTTTGTCTTTCAAATGCCGTGCCTGCTGAAAAGAGGAATCAAAGCTCTTTAAATCCCTTTGCACGTTTTCATATTGCGATGTAGCGTTGTGATAGAGTGTTACAAGGCGCGCATATTCCTGGTGGCGAATATCAAGGTGCTGCTCCAGAGCACGCGTGCGGGCATCACGACCAATAGAATCTTCCACAAGCTCCTTCAACAGCTCACGGTACCCATCATTAATCCTCGCAACAAACCGCTGGTGCCCCAGTGTCTGATCAAGAAATTTTTCGAGACGATGAATCCGCAATGCTACACTTTTGCTTCCTGACACGGCGCCATCTTTGGCTGCCTCAGAAAGCTCCCTTTCGTTGGTTACACGCTCCTCCTCATTTCTGCGAATTCCTTCCTCGATCTTTCTCACTTGGTGTGTCAGGCGGTTCAGCCGTCTTATTGTTGCATATTTGCGACGGTCCAAAAGCTCCAACTCCCGGTCCGTTACGTTCTTGCCACAGGCACGAATGGAGCGGAGGTGCGTATTTTCATCGTGCATCATACGCACTTGCGCGCGATTGGAGGCAATTTTCTGTTGATACTCCCGTACCACCTTGGTCCGCTGAGCACTGATCTCATTAATCCGCTGCATGTAAAGTTCCACTTCATTTTTTGGTGCCTCAGCCACGGTAGCGTGGCGCGACCCCGCATTGGTTCGCTGTTTCGAGGGTTGCTTTGGACTCAACTTCCGTTGATCATTCCCGGCAGCATCCCCGCGGGCACTTCGACTTTGAACGGAGGATCCCTGTGCTGGCGGAGACGAGCGCCCCGCTGCCGCTGAAGGCAACCTAGTCATGCGAGCAGTATTTGCGGGCTATTTACCGAggtaaggaaaggaaagtcacagacaaaaaataatttatacatatatatatatatataaaggaaaCGAAGGCGAAACACGGCGGGTAATGCAAATGAACAATCCGAGAAGGGGGATATCCCCCTTGTTTTCTACTCTACAACTCATACTCAACACTCACGCGTGCACAGACTAAACTATGTTACCAGGTTTAGCGGTGAACACTCCACCTCCCCCTCGCCTTCCACTCAAGAAGAGTGAGGCCCAGAACACACAcaaggggaaacaaacaaactttaGTGTGCAAACCAAGAAGTCTCCACGTAAGTgtaaagggggggggggaaattgcGCGCAACACCAAGGACGTGTAAAGCCTCATGCGAATTATTTTAAAAGTTCCGGCTGAACCGACTACTTGGGAAAGATGACTTCAAACATCTCAACCGGCGAGACTGCGCGCGGGGTGCTCCGCCGCTCAGAAACAGAAGAGAAGCAAACAGATTCATGCGCCGTCAGACGCAAACCAAAGGTAACGGGCGGGAAGCAAAAGCGCAGGTAAAAAtttaaaagggaaatgaagcCGCTGTTAAGAAAATTTACCTCCCCCCAAAGTAAAAGCAGACATTTCCCAATATCTGACTGCGATGAAAACAGTGGTGCAGCACGCTTCGTCagcacacaagaaaaaaaaaaccatccACCCTCAACACCTCCCTCTCCCCCATACTCCCCTCGCCCTCGCATTCCGGTAAGAGGCTCGCTTTCATCTACAATTTTTCTTCGATAATACCGTCTCAAGTGATGTGCACCTCAGGTTATTGTAATCTTCGTTTCTTCAGCCACTCTAGCCTTAGCTTTATTCAACCACTGAAGGCTCGACTCCACACGTTTCCGCATAATGCCGTGCATGTACGTCCTCCCGGTACGGATATGATAGGCTAGCGTAGTGCGGAAGTTTACTAGGTGCATAACAGTCTCAACGAGACGCGGCGGGGGTTCCATCTGCTGCTTATACAACTGGAAGCTACACCAAAATGTGTTCGGATCGCGCACACGACCCCGAGGACCGGTCACAGCAACGACAGAATCCGGAGGGCCACCTTGTTCAAATATAAATGCAGACGAAC contains:
- a CDS encoding eIF-2B GDP-GTP exchange factor, putative, with the protein product MGKRSIRIQEEASPLMEIIGDLIEKFVGNVRRGKLGPRDGKSFSMTAASGSVQLMHEIITEFKNHLEKKGTTGTHSHSCEIITSRDVHRLIWLISFTGDAMLRAQFGTLLLTNVTRRVLSFIRTAAVECKVSSNEVDSFEKGDAGGLDNEKSASLDMQRLATTNRQSSGVCSVAGGTGRGTGTTNDSNESYEEEEQEISTVGIPGRQTLRRAPSRREVDSVVREEAAVLVHSHDFFNCVLQHIVELRAEIEGMCDALCERAVKQLHPTDTVITTGSSHTTRRYLLHALSAGTSFKVIILEGAPLLCEASHKLAAELRSKHAEVQVLPDSSAFAVMGTCTKVLIGAENVLANGGILAPIGTHPLCIAAKHFAVPVLVVTATIKMTPFYPSDAYCTSLVKISRSSAQEIPWNTYGSPGDVLPAPYGADVDTFGSFVVHSPVTEYVPPELITLYATNESEYTPSQIHRIVRENYSPED